A window of Paenibacillus sp. 19GGS1-52 contains these coding sequences:
- a CDS encoding response regulator, translating into MHQILLVDDEPYVVDDLSISLPWTEMGFEQVHKAYSGYEALELLQRYPIDIVVTDINMPEISGIELITTIRSRWKHIRVVMLTGYAEFEYARKAIEEQASAYLLKPIANDQLIAVIGNLQEELRSERETWSSYQRTMQTFREHLPLLRDRLLSELLQGRKLSAPQLQERLSQFDLPLSTALPVCLVVVRPEEFFRRQDMHSMLLFEYAIINIAQELFQDHFHIWSCKDVHDYLVFLLQSRDNSESAGNSANNVAQAAYQLQNQVGTLIGGGLSVVTTGWGGFPDQIYTLYQSAISAIRQHIGSETGIYLDATDNSGSQSVEILQPLYEPPLLFHMFEANNWQGIEEKLNAIVSELVRNPDRSLEHIHETRLHLETAFYYFAHKNNKMLSEIVGNPLLEQAPFQTPDKLREWALEVIVLLREHFESERLNSRTVLIRNVHEYINLNLHYVSLQAIADYVQMHPVYLSKMYKLETGKRISDYISQVKMEKAAYLLIHTPLKIYEVSAELGYSNAHYFIKLFKEYAGMTPHEFRERAL; encoded by the coding sequence ATGCACCAAATTCTACTGGTTGACGACGAACCCTACGTGGTTGATGATCTGTCCATCTCACTTCCTTGGACGGAGATGGGATTCGAACAGGTTCATAAAGCCTATTCTGGGTATGAGGCGCTGGAGCTGCTTCAGCGCTATCCTATCGACATTGTAGTCACTGACATCAATATGCCAGAAATTTCAGGCATCGAACTGATTACCACCATCCGCAGTCGCTGGAAGCATATTCGTGTAGTTATGCTGACAGGTTATGCCGAGTTCGAATATGCCCGCAAGGCAATAGAAGAGCAAGCTAGTGCCTACCTGCTTAAGCCAATTGCCAATGACCAGTTAATCGCCGTCATTGGCAATCTACAGGAGGAGCTACGCAGCGAACGGGAGACATGGTCCTCCTATCAGCGGACGATGCAGACCTTCCGCGAGCATCTCCCACTCCTGCGGGACCGTCTGCTCAGCGAGCTGCTGCAGGGACGGAAGCTGTCCGCGCCACAACTGCAAGAACGACTTTCCCAATTCGATCTGCCGCTCTCGACCGCCCTGCCGGTATGCCTCGTGGTCGTCAGGCCGGAGGAGTTCTTCCGGCGCCAGGACATGCATAGTATGCTGCTGTTCGAATACGCGATCATCAATATCGCACAGGAGCTGTTCCAGGACCACTTCCACATCTGGTCCTGCAAGGATGTGCACGATTATCTCGTATTTCTGCTGCAGTCCAGGGATAACAGCGAATCTGCCGGCAATTCGGCTAATAATGTCGCCCAGGCGGCCTATCAATTGCAGAATCAAGTCGGCACACTGATTGGAGGTGGCCTCTCCGTGGTCACTACAGGCTGGGGAGGATTTCCTGACCAGATCTACACGCTCTATCAATCCGCCATCTCGGCCATCCGCCAGCATATCGGCAGCGAAACGGGCATTTATCTAGATGCAACGGACAACAGCGGTTCCCAGTCTGTGGAGATTCTCCAGCCGCTCTATGAGCCACCGCTGCTCTTTCATATGTTTGAAGCGAACAACTGGCAGGGCATCGAAGAGAAGCTGAATGCCATCGTTTCGGAGCTGGTCCGAAATCCGGACCGGTCGCTTGAGCATATCCATGAAACCCGTCTGCATCTGGAGACGGCATTCTATTATTTCGCCCACAAGAACAACAAAATGCTGAGCGAGATTGTGGGCAATCCGCTGCTGGAGCAGGCTCCATTCCAGACACCGGACAAGCTACGGGAATGGGCGCTGGAGGTAATTGTTCTGCTGAGAGAGCATTTTGAATCGGAGCGGCTGAATAGCCGAACCGTCCTGATCCGGAATGTTCATGAATATATCAACCTCAATCTGCACTATGTCTCACTCCAAGCCATCGCCGATTATGTTCAGATGCATCCGGTCTATCTCTCCAAAATGTACAAGCTAGAGACAGGCAAGAGAATCAGCGACTACATCAGTCAGGTCAAGATGGAAAAAGCGGCGTATCTGCTGATTCATACGCCGCTGAAAATTTATGAAGTTTCCGCTGAGCTTGGCTACTCCAACGCTCACTATTTTATTAAGCTTTTCAAGGAATACGCCGGCATGACCCCACATGAGTTCCGCGAACGGGCGTTGTAA